GAAATCGGTTCTTTTAGAAAATAATTGTAGATACCCTTCAAACTCCTTCCAACCCGCATCTGTCTCTGTTAGTTTTAAAATGCGGTGAACTTCTTTGGCTAAGTCGAGTACTACCTTTCTTTCGGTGATGTTTCCGTGTTCCGTTCCTTGTTTGTAAGTTTCTAAATAGGTTTGGGTGACACTGTCATATTTATCGCCATGTTGTGCCTTGGGATCTTTAGCAATTCCCCCGTGGCCTGGATCCACAGCAATACGAAAGACGGGAACAGCTCCTAAGGAAACAGAGAAGAAACCGAAACCAAGTAAGAAGAGAAATCTACGAAAGAATAATGATGATGAAAAAAGCACGATGGGTCATTCTCCGCACCCAGGGGGGCGGAGAAAAGAAAAAGTTTAAAGTTCTATTTTGTAGTTTGGCTAAAGATTTGGTTTCTGTTATCGCTTAAGTCTTTACCGTATTTATCAGTGATGGTTTTTTTGTCCGCTTCAGCTTCTTTGAAGTCAGTAAGGATTTTGATTCCATAGTCTTTTGCAATTCGGTAATGTACGATCGCATCGTAGAACCTGTCATCTCGAGACATGTCCGTTGCCAAACCCATTTGTCCATAAGCAATGCGAAGTTTTTGTTGGCCTTCTGCAATCTCACGGTAAGGAACCACAACCTTCGATCCTTCCCCAGAAGTTTCTACGAGTTGGGATTGTTCTTGGCCTGTAATTAAATCGGCACATTCTGCAAGTAAGTTCTGCGTTTTGGTATCATAGTTTTTTGAAAACTTACCCATGAGAGTAGAAATATCTTTTTCCAAAGCAACCATAGCTTTTCCAGAAGCAATGTAAGCGCGTCGGTAGTAATAACGTAACACCACTTGGTAGTCTTTTTTGATTTTGTCTAGAGCCGTTTTGGAATCAGGGACTTCATCACCAAAGTTAGCTGTAACTATAGTTAATAGTTTGATCGCGTTGATGACACGATCCTTGTTATTTTCAGAAATATTCTTATACTGTTTACGTTCTAAGTTGTTCCCTTGGTCTAGTTTGTCGAGCTCCTCAAAGGACTCTTTCCCCTTTTCAGGAGCTCCGGACTCTTGTGCAGACAAAGACAAACAAAAGAAACAAAACGAAAGGATGATGAAACTATTTTTTAACACGAAACTTGCTCTCCTTAAACCAAGGAGCAGAATAGCCGAGATTACAGAGGTTTGACTACTATTTTTTATCCTTTTGGAAAAAGAGTAATCCATCTCCCACAGGATACAAGGTATAACGGAAAACTTGGGATTTCACCTCATCCCAAAGAGACATGACGGCCAAATCAGATGGTTTCTTCGGATCGGGATGGAGGACTCGCCCATGCCATAACATATTATCAAATAAAAAACTGGCTCCTGGTTTCGCATCTTTCCAAAGAATTCGAAAAATATCTGGGTAGGTAATTTTATCACAGTCTACAAAAAAAAGATCCGATTGTATCCATTCCTCTCGGTTCTCCTGTAGATAATCCATAACTGAAGCGGTGATCCGCTTAACATGGATTTGTTCCCAAATCCCCATTTTTTTTGCATACTCATCCAAGAGGGCAGCTTGTTCTTCATGCCGATCCACAGTAACAAACTGCGAGTTCGGGGAACCGACAGCCATCCAAAGAGTGGAATACCCAAGGCCTGTTCCCAATTCTAAAACTTGACTCGGTTTCAGTAGAGAAAGCAAATGAGACAACACAGCTCCCGTGGCTGCTGTCACAATGGGAATATTCTTTTCTTTGGCGTAAGTTTCCATTTCCGAGAATATAGGATTTGGTTTATAGACCAAACTAGAATCTATAAAAGATTCCAATTCTGGGATATAGATACTTGGTCTTGGTTTCATGATTTGGGAGGTAAAAAAAGTGAAATGCGGTCTTTGAGAATTGGCGGAACTTTTTTACGGAGGATGTCGTTTAACTCGCGATAACTATAACGTTTGGAAGGGTGTATGAGAACAATGGCTTCATTTTCAAAAGCAGTTGCATGTTCGACGATTTCATCAAAATGAGTATGCCCCCATTCCCGAGCCCGACTCACATC
Above is a window of Leptospira wolbachii serovar Codice str. CDC DNA encoding:
- a CDS encoding O-methyltransferase, producing the protein MKPRPSIYIPELESFIDSSLVYKPNPIFSEMETYAKEKNIPIVTAATGAVLSHLLSLLKPSQVLELGTGLGYSTLWMAVGSPNSQFVTVDRHEEQAALLDEYAKKMGIWEQIHVKRITASVMDYLQENREEWIQSDLFFVDCDKITYPDIFRILWKDAKPGASFLFDNMLWHGRVLHPDPKKPSDLAVMSLWDEVKSQVFRYTLYPVGDGLLFFQKDKK